The Achromobacter pestifer genome includes a region encoding these proteins:
- a CDS encoding amidohydrolase produces MTDRVYINAVGADGNPLCMHVRDGRILTLGAEPPAAGAAQVTDLCGHLVLPGFVDGHIHLDKSFVGDRWRPHRPAASLRERLAIEKEELAAAPPIEGRADALIAQAAAFGTVAMRCHVDVDATTELSNLRAVMAAREKWRGIVDIELVAFPQAGVMSCPGTAQWLEAAVREGAEVVGGIDPSTLDGDAEGQLDCVFGIADRLGAKIDIHLHEPGEQGVDQISRIAARARALGLAGRVAISHAYALGDVGPRALEEVARKLADAGVAIMTNAPGDRAFPPVLALIEAGVRVFTGNDNIQDCWWPYGNGDMLQRAMLIGYRSGLYTDGELLTALRMASHAGAEVLGLEGYGLAPGNEATFVALPAPNGAAAVAAVPAQRLLFRKGEPVGDAVAAFGAVRPAA; encoded by the coding sequence ATGACAGACCGCGTATACATCAATGCCGTCGGAGCAGACGGCAATCCCCTATGCATGCACGTGCGCGATGGCCGCATCCTGACGCTGGGCGCCGAGCCGCCTGCCGCGGGCGCCGCGCAGGTGACCGACCTGTGCGGGCACCTGGTGCTGCCCGGCTTCGTCGATGGCCATATCCACCTGGACAAGAGCTTTGTCGGCGACCGCTGGCGGCCTCACCGGCCCGCGGCCAGCCTGCGCGAACGGCTGGCCATCGAGAAGGAAGAGCTGGCGGCCGCGCCGCCCATCGAGGGACGCGCCGATGCGCTCATCGCGCAAGCCGCGGCGTTCGGCACGGTGGCGATGCGTTGCCACGTGGACGTGGACGCCACCACCGAACTGAGCAATCTGCGCGCCGTCATGGCGGCGCGCGAGAAATGGCGCGGCATCGTCGACATCGAACTGGTGGCGTTTCCCCAGGCCGGCGTGATGTCCTGTCCGGGCACGGCGCAATGGCTGGAAGCGGCCGTGCGCGAGGGCGCCGAGGTGGTGGGCGGCATCGATCCCTCCACTCTGGACGGCGACGCCGAAGGCCAGCTGGATTGCGTATTCGGCATTGCGGACAGGCTGGGCGCGAAGATCGACATCCATCTGCACGAGCCGGGCGAGCAGGGCGTCGATCAGATCTCCCGGATCGCTGCGCGCGCGCGGGCGCTCGGCCTCGCGGGCCGGGTCGCCATCAGCCACGCCTATGCGCTGGGCGACGTCGGACCGCGCGCTTTGGAAGAGGTGGCGCGCAAGCTGGCCGACGCGGGCGTGGCGATCATGACGAACGCGCCTGGCGACCGGGCATTTCCGCCGGTTCTGGCGTTGATCGAGGCGGGCGTGCGCGTGTTCACGGGCAACGACAACATCCAGGACTGCTGGTGGCCTTACGGCAATGGCGACATGCTGCAGCGCGCGATGCTGATAGGCTACCGCTCTGGTCTTTACACGGACGGCGAGTTGCTGACGGCTTTGCGCATGGCGTCCCACGCGGGCGCGGAGGTGTTGGGCCTGGAGGGCTACGGCTTGGCGCCCGGCAACGAGGCGACCTTCGTGGCGCTGCCCGCGCCCAACGGCGCGGCCGCGGTCGCTGCCGTGCCGGCACAGCGCTTGCTGTTCCGCAAGGGCGAGCCTGTGGGCGACGCTGTAGCGGCTTTCGGCGCTGTCAGGCCGGCGGCGTGA
- a CDS encoding LysR family transcriptional regulator, whose translation MLDPVLLRSFLTVVDTGNFTRASEHLHLTQSTVSQHVIRLEESLGCRLLDRAQRHVLPTEEGERLLGYARSILRLAEEARESVAAAQASAVLRLGAPEDFMGSTLMPTIAAVEAAYPRLRVEVEGGLSHELLRRYRDGELDLLLVKHWEVDADCHAQWPEPLCWITASGSPPPASDTAVPLVAFPSGALYRQEMTAMLETSGKPWHVRFSSPSLPSLSAAVAAGLGVSLLPAACVTDEHRMLTPEEGFPTPDGLRLSLYARSRLSDAGHALLRALAEFCEQRAAQVTPPA comes from the coding sequence ATGCTAGATCCCGTCCTGCTGCGCAGTTTCCTTACCGTCGTGGACACGGGCAACTTCACCCGCGCCAGCGAACACCTGCACCTGACGCAATCCACCGTCAGCCAGCACGTCATCCGTCTGGAAGAGAGTTTGGGTTGCCGCCTGCTGGACCGCGCGCAGCGCCACGTCCTGCCCACCGAGGAAGGCGAGCGCCTGCTGGGCTACGCCCGCAGCATCCTGCGCCTGGCCGAGGAAGCGCGCGAAAGCGTGGCCGCCGCGCAGGCCAGCGCGGTGCTGCGCCTGGGCGCGCCCGAGGATTTCATGGGTTCGACGCTGATGCCCACCATCGCCGCCGTCGAAGCGGCCTATCCCCGATTGCGCGTGGAGGTCGAGGGCGGCCTCAGTCATGAGCTGTTGCGGCGCTACCGCGATGGCGAACTCGATCTGCTGCTGGTCAAGCATTGGGAAGTCGATGCCGATTGCCACGCGCAGTGGCCCGAGCCCCTGTGCTGGATCACCGCCAGCGGCTCGCCGCCGCCCGCATCCGACACCGCCGTGCCGCTGGTGGCGTTTCCGTCCGGCGCGCTCTACCGCCAGGAAATGACCGCCATGCTGGAGACCAGCGGCAAGCCCTGGCACGTGCGCTTCTCCAGCCCCAGCCTGCCCAGCCTCAGCGCGGCGGTCGCGGCAGGGCTGGGCGTCAGCTTGCTGCCGGCCGCCTGCGTCACCGACGAGCACCGGATGCTCACGCCGGAAGAAGGTTTCCCGACGCCTGACGGACTGCGCCTGTCGCTCTATGCCCGTTCGCGCCTGAGCGATGCCGGCCACGCGCTGCTGCGCGCACTGGCCGAGTTTTGCGAACAGCGCGCCGCGCAGGTCACGCCGCCGGCCTGA
- a CDS encoding ankyrin repeat domain-containing protein: MLIFRAGRIWLAAFLLSMGGAAAAAGPDSALLGAAGTGDAARVKQLLEQGAGVNTRDAEGNTPLLRATQGNHVEAARALIEAGADVNAQNSIRDSAYLLAGARGYREILALTLTHGADLKSTNRYGGTALIPACERGHVEVVDMLLRAGVDPDHVNNLGWTGLLEAVILGDGGARHQAIVKRLIDAGADVNLADGKGVTPLRHARERGQAEVVRLLEPAGAKG; encoded by the coding sequence ATGCTTATCTTTCGTGCGGGCCGCATCTGGCTGGCGGCATTCTTGTTGAGCATGGGGGGCGCGGCCGCAGCTGCGGGTCCGGATAGCGCGCTGCTGGGCGCGGCGGGCACTGGCGACGCGGCCCGCGTCAAGCAGCTGCTTGAGCAAGGCGCCGGGGTCAATACGCGCGACGCGGAAGGCAATACGCCGCTGCTGCGCGCAACCCAGGGCAATCATGTCGAGGCGGCCCGCGCCCTGATCGAAGCCGGCGCCGACGTCAACGCGCAGAATTCGATCCGCGACAGCGCCTATCTGCTAGCCGGCGCGCGCGGCTACCGCGAGATCCTGGCGCTGACGCTGACGCATGGGGCCGACCTGAAGAGCACCAACCGCTACGGCGGCACCGCGCTCATCCCCGCATGCGAGCGGGGCCACGTCGAGGTGGTGGACATGCTGTTGCGCGCGGGCGTGGACCCGGACCATGTGAACAACCTGGGCTGGACCGGCCTGCTGGAAGCCGTGATCCTGGGCGATGGCGGCGCGCGCCATCAGGCAATCGTCAAGCGGCTGATCGACGCCGGCGCCGACGTCAACCTAGCTGACGGCAAAGGCGTGACGCCGCTGCGCCATGCGCGTGAGCGCGGCCAGGCCGAGGTTGTGCGCCTGCTGGAGCCGGCGGGAGCGAAGGGCTGA
- the prpF gene encoding 2-methylaconitate cis-trans isomerase PrpF, producing MTHAPQTKITATYMRGGTSKGVFFKLDDLPESARAPGAARDALLMRVIGSPDPYGKQIDGMGAATSSTSKTVIVGKSTRPDHDVDYLFGQVSIDQPFVDWSGNCGNLSAAVGPFAITNGLVDPARVPRNGTAVVRIWQANIQKTIIAHVSITDGAVQETGDFELDGVTFPAAELRLEFMDPAEEGDGGSMFPTGKLVDDLEVPGIGTFKATMINSGIPTIFLDAEALGYRGTELQDDINGDAAALARFETIRAHGALRMGLIKKLEEAASRQHTPKVAFVAAPKEYVSSSGKKIGAGDIDVLVRALSMGKLHHAMMGTASVAIATAAAVPGTLVNLAAGGGERDNVCFGHPSGTLRVGAEAKLVDGEWKVTKAIMSRSARVLMEGRVHVPREGF from the coding sequence ATGACCCATGCTCCCCAGACCAAGATAACCGCCACCTACATGCGCGGCGGCACCAGCAAAGGCGTGTTCTTCAAGCTCGACGACCTGCCCGAATCCGCGCGCGCGCCCGGCGCCGCGCGCGACGCGCTGCTCATGCGCGTGATCGGCAGCCCCGACCCCTACGGCAAGCAGATCGACGGCATGGGCGCCGCCACCTCCAGCACCAGCAAGACCGTCATCGTCGGCAAGAGCACGCGCCCGGACCATGATGTGGACTACCTGTTCGGCCAGGTCTCCATCGACCAGCCCTTCGTGGACTGGAGCGGCAACTGCGGCAACCTGTCGGCCGCCGTGGGCCCGTTCGCCATCACCAATGGCCTGGTCGACCCGGCCCGCGTGCCGCGCAACGGCACCGCCGTCGTGCGCATCTGGCAAGCCAACATCCAGAAGACCATCATCGCCCACGTCTCCATCACCGATGGCGCCGTGCAGGAGACCGGCGACTTCGAACTGGACGGCGTGACCTTCCCCGCCGCCGAGCTGCGCCTGGAATTCATGGATCCGGCCGAAGAAGGCGACGGCGGCTCCATGTTCCCCACCGGCAAGCTGGTGGACGATCTGGAAGTGCCCGGCATCGGCACGTTCAAGGCCACCATGATCAACTCGGGCATCCCCACCATCTTCCTGGACGCCGAAGCCCTGGGCTACCGCGGCACGGAACTGCAAGACGACATCAACGGCGACGCCGCCGCACTGGCGCGCTTCGAGACCATCCGCGCCCATGGCGCGCTGCGCATGGGCCTGATCAAGAAACTCGAAGAGGCGGCCAGCCGCCAGCACACGCCCAAGGTCGCCTTCGTGGCGGCGCCCAAGGAGTACGTGTCCTCCAGCGGCAAGAAGATCGGCGCGGGTGACATCGACGTGCTGGTGCGCGCGCTCTCCATGGGCAAGCTGCACCACGCCATGATGGGCACCGCGTCCGTCGCCATCGCCACCGCCGCTGCGGTGCCGGGCACGCTGGTCAATCTGGCCGCGGGCGGCGGCGAACGCGACAATGTCTGCTTCGGCCATCCGTCCGGCACCTTGCGCGTCGGCGCCGAGGCCAAGCTCGTGGACGGTGAATGGAAGGTCACCAAGGCCATCATGAGCCGCAGCGCCCGCGTGCTGATGGAAGGCCGCGTGCACGTGCCGCGCGAGGGGTTCTGA
- the acnD gene encoding Fe/S-dependent 2-methylisocitrate dehydratase AcnD produces MNQNYRKPLPGTRLDYFDTRAAVEAISPGAYDRLPYTSRVLAENLVRRCDPAMLTDALKQLIERRRDLDFPWFPARVVCHDILGQTALVDLAGLRDAIADKGGDPAKVNPVVPVQLIVDHSLAVEYDGNDPDAFAKNRAVEDRRNEDRFHFIDWTKQAFRNIEVVPPGNGIMHQINLERMSPVIYTQDGVAFPDTLVGTDSHTPHVDALGVIAIGVGGLEAENVMLGRASWMRLPDIVGVELTGRAQPGITATDIVLTLTEFLRKEKVVGAYLEFYGAGAASLTLGDRATISNMAPEYGATAAMFSIDQQTIDYLRLTGREDEQIALVENYAKTTGLWSDSLKHVEYERVLRFDLSSVVRTLAGPSNPHRRLPVSDLAERGISGVVENEPGLMPDGAVIIAAITSCTNTSNPRNVIAAGLLARNANRAGLTRKPWVKSSLAPGSKAVSLYLDEAGLTEDLEKMGFGVVAFACTTCNGMSGALDPVIQQEIIDRDLYATAVLSGNRNFDGRIHPYAKQAFLASPPLVVAYAIAGTIRFDIERDVLGHDASGREIRLKDIWPSDEEIDAVVKAAVKPEQFRKVYAPMFGIQDDRKAAVSPLYEWRAQSTYIRRPPYWEGALAGERTLRGMLPLAVLGDNITTDHLSPSNAILLDSAAGEYLDKMGLPEEDFNSYATHRGDHLTAQRATFANPKLFNEMVKNEDGTVKQGSLARVEPEGKVMRMWEAIETYMDRKQPLIIVAGADYGQGSSRDWAAKGVRLAGVEAIVAEGFERIHRTNLIGMGVLPLEFKAGVNRKTLALDGTESYDVTGERKPRADLTLVIHRHNGETVEVPVTCRLDTAEEVSIYEAGGVLQRFAQDFLEASSAADGQKAG; encoded by the coding sequence ATGAACCAAAACTACCGCAAGCCCCTGCCCGGCACCCGCCTGGACTACTTCGACACCCGCGCCGCCGTCGAGGCGATTTCGCCGGGCGCTTATGACCGTCTGCCCTACACCTCGCGCGTGCTCGCGGAAAACCTGGTGCGCCGCTGCGACCCGGCGATGCTGACCGACGCGCTGAAGCAGCTGATCGAGCGCCGCCGCGACCTGGACTTCCCGTGGTTCCCGGCGCGCGTGGTCTGTCATGACATTCTCGGCCAGACCGCGCTGGTGGACCTGGCCGGCCTGCGCGACGCCATCGCCGACAAGGGCGGCGATCCCGCCAAGGTCAATCCCGTGGTGCCGGTGCAGCTGATCGTCGACCACTCGCTGGCCGTGGAATACGACGGCAACGATCCCGACGCCTTCGCCAAGAACCGCGCCGTGGAAGACCGCCGCAACGAAGACCGCTTCCATTTCATCGACTGGACCAAGCAGGCCTTCCGCAACATCGAAGTCGTGCCCCCGGGCAACGGCATCATGCACCAGATCAACCTGGAGCGCATGTCGCCCGTCATCTACACGCAGGACGGCGTGGCCTTCCCCGACACGCTAGTCGGCACCGACAGCCACACGCCGCACGTGGATGCGCTGGGCGTGATTGCGATCGGCGTAGGCGGCCTGGAAGCCGAAAACGTCATGCTGGGCCGCGCCTCGTGGATGCGCCTGCCCGACATCGTCGGCGTGGAGCTGACCGGCCGCGCCCAGCCCGGCATCACCGCCACCGACATCGTGTTGACGCTGACCGAGTTCCTGCGCAAAGAGAAGGTCGTGGGCGCTTACCTGGAGTTCTACGGCGCCGGCGCCGCCAGCCTCACGCTGGGCGACCGCGCCACCATCTCGAACATGGCGCCCGAATACGGCGCCACGGCCGCGATGTTTTCTATTGACCAGCAGACCATCGACTACCTGCGCCTGACCGGCCGCGAGGACGAGCAGATCGCCCTGGTCGAGAACTACGCCAAGACCACGGGTTTGTGGTCCGACAGCCTGAAGCACGTCGAATACGAACGCGTGCTGCGCTTCGACCTGTCCAGCGTGGTGCGCACCCTGGCCGGTCCGTCCAATCCGCACCGCCGCCTGCCCGTCAGCGACCTGGCCGAGCGCGGCATCTCCGGCGTGGTGGAAAACGAGCCCGGCCTGATGCCCGACGGCGCCGTGATCATCGCCGCCATCACCAGCTGCACCAACACCAGCAACCCGCGCAACGTCATCGCCGCCGGCCTGCTGGCGCGCAATGCCAACCGCGCCGGCCTGACCCGCAAGCCCTGGGTCAAGAGCTCGCTGGCGCCAGGATCCAAGGCCGTGTCGCTGTACCTGGACGAAGCCGGTCTGACCGAAGACCTGGAAAAAATGGGCTTCGGCGTCGTCGCCTTCGCCTGTACCACTTGCAACGGCATGTCGGGCGCGCTGGATCCCGTCATCCAGCAGGAAATCATCGATCGCGACCTCTACGCCACCGCCGTGCTGTCCGGCAACCGCAACTTCGACGGCCGTATCCACCCCTATGCCAAGCAGGCCTTCCTGGCCTCGCCGCCGCTGGTCGTGGCCTATGCCATCGCCGGCACCATCCGCTTCGACATTGAGCGCGACGTGCTGGGCCATGACGCCAGCGGCCGCGAGATCCGCCTGAAGGACATCTGGCCCAGCGACGAAGAAATCGACGCCGTGGTCAAGGCCGCGGTCAAGCCCGAGCAGTTCCGCAAGGTCTACGCTCCCATGTTCGGCATCCAGGACGACCGCAAGGCCGCCGTCAGTCCGCTGTACGAGTGGCGCGCGCAGAGCACCTACATCCGCCGCCCGCCGTACTGGGAAGGCGCGCTGGCCGGCGAACGCACGCTGCGCGGCATGCTGCCGCTGGCCGTACTGGGCGACAACATCACCACCGATCACCTGTCGCCGTCCAACGCCATCCTGCTGGACAGCGCCGCCGGCGAATACCTCGACAAGATGGGCCTGCCCGAAGAGGACTTCAACTCCTACGCCACCCACCGCGGCGATCACCTCACCGCGCAGCGCGCCACCTTCGCCAACCCCAAGCTCTTCAACGAAATGGTGAAGAACGAGGACGGCACGGTGAAGCAGGGCTCGCTGGCCCGCGTCGAGCCCGAAGGCAAGGTCATGCGCATGTGGGAGGCCATCGAGACCTACATGGACCGCAAGCAGCCGCTGATCATCGTGGCCGGCGCCGACTACGGCCAGGGCTCGTCGCGCGACTGGGCCGCCAAGGGCGTGCGCCTGGCCGGCGTGGAAGCCATCGTCGCCGAAGGCTTCGAGCGCATCCACCGCACCAACCTGATCGGCATGGGCGTGCTGCCGCTGGAATTCAAGGCTGGCGTCAACCGCAAGACGCTGGCCCTGGACGGCACCGAAAGCTACGACGTCACCGGCGAACGCAAGCCGCGCGCCGACCTGACGCTGGTAATCCACCGCCACAACGGCGAAACCGTCGAAGTCCCGGTGACCTGCCGCCTGGACACCGCCGAGGAAGTCTCGATCTACGAAGCCGGCGGCGTGCTGCAGCGCTTCGCCCAGGACTTCCTGGAAGCCTCGTCCGCGGCCGACGGGCAGAAAGCCGGCTGA
- a CDS encoding GntR family transcriptional regulator, translating into MSKVLTLPGAAPGDSETLAEHIFRKIQSAIVKGEIAPGSKISEPELARIHGVSRGPLREALHRLEGQKLLVRVPHAGARVVSLSQQELSELYEIRESLEGMACRLAAERMPPSEIAELRAVLEAHERDEAFQAGLGYYQQEGDYDFHYRIVKGSGNQMLFRMLCDELYQLARMYRIQYSTTPNRPRQAYAEHHRILDAIADGDGELAEILMRRHIRASRLNIEQQIAQGNLQRTEA; encoded by the coding sequence ATGAGCAAGGTGCTGACCCTGCCCGGCGCCGCCCCCGGTGACAGCGAGACGCTTGCGGAACACATCTTCCGCAAGATCCAGTCCGCCATCGTCAAGGGAGAAATCGCCCCCGGCAGCAAGATTTCCGAACCCGAGCTGGCCCGCATCCATGGCGTCAGCCGGGGTCCGCTGCGCGAAGCCCTGCACCGGCTGGAAGGCCAGAAGCTGCTGGTGCGCGTGCCGCACGCCGGCGCCCGCGTGGTGTCCCTGTCGCAGCAGGAACTGTCCGAACTCTACGAAATCCGCGAATCGCTGGAAGGCATGGCCTGCCGCCTGGCGGCCGAACGCATGCCGCCCTCGGAAATCGCCGAGCTGCGCGCCGTGCTGGAAGCGCACGAACGCGACGAAGCCTTCCAGGCCGGCCTGGGCTACTACCAGCAGGAAGGCGACTACGATTTCCATTACCGCATCGTCAAGGGCAGCGGCAACCAGATGCTGTTCCGCATGCTGTGCGATGAACTCTATCAACTGGCGCGCATGTACCGCATCCAGTATTCGACAACGCCCAACCGCCCCCGGCAGGCTTACGCCGAACACCACCGCATTCTGGACGCCATCGCCGACGGCGATGGCGAGTTGGCCGAAATCCTGATGCGCCGCCACATCCGCGCATCCCGTCTCAACATCGAACAGCAGATCGCGCAGGGCAACCTGCAGCGCACAGAGGCATGA
- a CDS encoding NAD(P)/FAD-dependent oxidoreductase, with protein sequence MQTDQAGAALDAVLARLNTALGNKDIDGVAALFQDDCYWRDLVLFTWNLRTLEGHGQIRDMLQHQLSQVEPVRFSLDPKETVSQEAGLLQGWIEIETNRARGYGHIRVQDGKIWTLLTTLSELKGHEEPSGLRRPKGAEHGSSRTRQTWLEKREQEAAELGYQTQPYVLIIGGGQGGIALGARLRQLDVPTIIIEKNERAGDSWRKRYKSLCLHDPVWYDHLPYIPFPENWPVFAPKDKIGDWLEMYTRIMELNYWTSTVCQSARYDEQKQEWEVTVLREGKPVVLRPKQLVLATGMSGKPNIPSFPGQDEFQGEQQHSSQHPGPDAYRGKNVVVIGANNSAHDICAALWEGGANVTMVQRSSTHIVRSETLMDIGLGGLYSEQALARGMTTRKADLTFASLPYKIMAQFQIPLYDQMRERDAGFYAKLEEAGFMLDWGDDGSGLFMKYLRRGSGYYIDVGACDLIIDGSIKLQSRTDVSHLTRDAVVLKSGVKLPADLVVYATGYGSMNGWAADLISRDVADKVGKCWGLGSDTTKDPGPWEGEQRNMWKPTQQDALWFHGGNLHQSRHYSQYLSLQLKARQVGMPVQVYGLQEVHHKR encoded by the coding sequence ATGCAGACCGATCAAGCCGGCGCCGCCCTGGACGCCGTGCTCGCGCGCCTGAACACGGCGCTGGGCAACAAGGACATCGATGGCGTCGCCGCCCTGTTCCAGGACGACTGCTATTGGCGCGACCTGGTGCTGTTCACCTGGAACCTGCGCACGCTCGAAGGACACGGCCAGATCCGCGACATGCTGCAACACCAGCTGTCGCAGGTGGAGCCGGTGCGCTTCAGCCTGGATCCGAAAGAAACCGTGTCGCAAGAGGCCGGCCTGCTGCAGGGTTGGATCGAGATCGAGACCAACCGCGCGCGCGGCTACGGCCACATCCGCGTGCAGGACGGCAAGATCTGGACTCTGCTGACCACCCTGTCCGAACTCAAGGGGCACGAGGAGCCCAGCGGCCTGCGCCGGCCCAAGGGCGCCGAGCACGGCAGCAGCCGCACCCGCCAGACCTGGCTGGAAAAGCGCGAACAGGAAGCCGCCGAACTCGGCTACCAGACCCAGCCCTACGTGCTCATCATCGGCGGCGGCCAGGGCGGCATCGCGCTGGGCGCGCGCCTGCGCCAACTGGACGTGCCGACCATCATCATCGAAAAGAACGAGCGCGCCGGCGACAGCTGGAGAAAGCGCTACAAGTCCCTGTGCCTGCACGACCCGGTCTGGTACGACCACCTGCCCTACATCCCCTTCCCCGAAAACTGGCCGGTCTTCGCGCCCAAGGACAAGATCGGCGATTGGCTGGAGATGTATACCAGGATCATGGAGCTCAATTACTGGACCTCCACCGTCTGCCAGTCGGCGCGCTACGACGAGCAGAAGCAGGAATGGGAGGTCACGGTGCTGCGCGAGGGCAAGCCCGTGGTGCTGCGGCCCAAGCAGCTGGTGCTGGCCACCGGCATGTCCGGCAAGCCCAACATCCCCAGCTTCCCCGGCCAGGACGAATTCCAGGGCGAACAGCAGCACTCCTCGCAGCACCCCGGCCCCGACGCCTACCGCGGCAAGAACGTGGTCGTCATCGGCGCCAACAACTCCGCGCACGACATCTGCGCGGCGCTGTGGGAAGGCGGGGCCAACGTCACCATGGTGCAGCGCTCGTCCACTCACATCGTGCGTTCCGAAACGCTGATGGACATCGGCCTGGGCGGCCTGTATTCCGAACAGGCGCTGGCCCGCGGCATGACCACGCGCAAGGCCGACCTGACGTTCGCTTCCCTGCCCTACAAGATCATGGCGCAGTTCCAGATTCCGCTCTACGACCAGATGCGCGAACGCGACGCCGGGTTCTACGCCAAGCTCGAAGAGGCGGGCTTCATGCTGGACTGGGGCGACGACGGCTCGGGCCTGTTCATGAAATACCTGCGGCGCGGGTCCGGCTACTACATCGACGTCGGCGCCTGCGACCTGATCATCGACGGCAGCATCAAGCTGCAGTCGCGCACCGACGTCAGCCACCTCACGCGCGACGCCGTGGTGCTGAAGTCCGGCGTCAAGCTGCCCGCGGACCTGGTGGTCTACGCCACCGGCTACGGCTCGATGAACGGCTGGGCAGCAGATCTGATCAGCCGCGACGTCGCCGACAAGGTCGGCAAATGCTGGGGACTGGGCTCGGACACCACCAAGGACCCCGGCCCCTGGGAAGGCGAACAGCGCAATATGTGGAAGCCCACGCAGCAGGATGCACTCTGGTTCCACGGCGGCAACCTGCACCAGTCGCGGCATTACTCGCAGTACCTGTCCTTGCAGCTGAAGGCGCGGCAGGTCGGCATGCCGGTGCAGGTCTATGGCTTGCAGGAGGTGCACCACAAGCGGTAG